The Thermodesulfovibrio sp. 3462-1 genome contains the following window.
ACGGCCTTCATGACCAATCTACCCTTCTTGGGTTAAAATATTAAAGCAAAAATTTAAAATTCATGTCAAGTTCTATTGTAGAATCCAAATTTTTCAAGATTTTTTAATATCTCTGTGTAATAACTGTAGAAAGTTAAAATATCATCAATCGGAATTGCAGTTTCAATCGGCATTTTCAGGAATTCGTTGAAGTTGTGAAAAAAGGAGAGCCTCTGGGACGGAAGCTCTCCTTAAAAAGCTTTTTAAAATTGTATATCCTGCACTTTGCCGTCTTTGTTTACTACAACTTTTATTTCCTGCATTCCATTTTTCGTTGTCACTTTGCCGATGTAGTGATAGGTCGTTATGTTATCGTTTTGGCTGATTTTTACTGGCTTGCCCCAGAGGTTTTCAATCTCAAAAACTGTGGTTTTACCTTTTTCAAAAAGTATTCCTGATTGCTTTTTCTCATCAAGTTTGATATTTACAGGATCAATTGTCATAGCTCCACCTGAAATGGCATCAATGATAATACCTGGAAGCAACCACAGAATGTTTCCAAAAATTGTAGCGCCAGCATTAAAATGTTTTGAAAGCTCATAGGTTTGCTCAAAGCCATCCTTTTTAATCGTAATCTTTTCAGCCTTTCTTGACACTGTCATTGTGCATGGAGTTACACAAGACTGTGTCTCAATAATAGCCGTTGCACCAGGTGGTTCGGTACTGATAGAAAGCTCCTGTTTTGTTCCATGAACAAATGTTCCACAACCTGAAGCTATTAATGTTAATCCAATAAGTCCTGATAAAACTTTTCTCATACCTTGACCTCCTTTTTTTTATTTTTATTTTAACTTCTCAAAGTTAAGGTTTTGATAAAAAACAATATTGCAACAATATTGTAAAAGGGGTTAGGAATTGAGTATTGAATATGGGGACATGGCAAAGTGTAATATTAAAAAACAAAACTACTAAGGAGGTTCATTGTATGCTACCTTATCAAGTTAAAATCTGTGGTATTCGTTCAGCACAGGATCTTAAAGTAGTATCTGAAGCAAAACCTGATGCAGTTGGTTTTATTGTAGGTGCAAGACATTATACTCCAGATGAAGTAAGCCCGAACTTTGTAAGGTTTGCTATTGAGCTACTACCTGAAGAGATAATTCCAGTGATGGTTACACATGTAACAACTGCCAAAGAAGCTCTTGACCTTTTAGACCAAACTGGTTGTAAGGTAGTACAACTGCATGGGAATATCCCACCAGAAGAAGTTTATCTTCTGATGAAGAAAGCACCTGAATTGACAGTAATAAAAGCCTTCCATGCCAATAGAGCTGAATCCCTCGTATTAATTTCCCTTTATACGGGTCTGGTAGATGCAATAATCCTTGATACAGCCAGTGATGGCAGAGTAGGTGGAACTGGAAAAACTCATGACTGGAAAGTAAGTGCCAGGATCTCACAGGGGCTGACTGTTCCGTTGATCCTTGCTGGTGGACTGACTCCTGACAATGTAGACCTTGCCATAGAGCAGGTAGCCCCACATGCAGTAGATGTAAACACTGGAGTTGAAGATGAAGAAGGTAACAAAGATATAAAGAAAGTAAGAACTTTTATAAAGAAAGCTAAACAGGCTCTTGAAAAAATTCAGATAGAGTCAAAGCCAGCTTTGAAATCTTCATAAGAAGAGCCAGAGCCATGTGCTCTGGCTTATTTTTTGTTTGCTTCAATTACTCTGCTAATTCTTTCCACAGTTTCATCTTTTAGCTTCTCTGGTAAGTGTTCAAAAAACTGAGGTAGCTCCTCTACTTTAAGAATTTTAAACTTAGGGTTATCACTTTCAACAGAAAGCTTTGCATCCTGATTTGTAAAAACTACCAAAGCAGTAATAGGCACTTTTATGCCATAGGATAGAAGCAATTTCTTTATTTCCATGCTACCTCTTACTACCTGTCTTCCTGGATCTTTTAATGAGCCTTTGTAAGCTGTGCCCCTCTGTCCTATTTTTATATGATTCCAACCATCTGATGTGTAAGTTATATTTCCTTTGTCGTTTTTAACTTCCATAACAAACACACCTTTAGGGCCTATGACAATGCAGTCAATATCTCCACCATTAGGGATCTGATAGCCGTAAAACACAGTGTAGTTATCAGGAAGAATAAGACTCAGAATTCGCCTTAAACGTCGCTCTCCTTGTATTCCCAATTCAAAGGTAATTTTTTGCCCCGAGACTTCCTGTGCTTGATAAAACAGTATAATTGATATGATAAATCCAGCCAATGTTAAAAAAGGTATCAAAGGAAGAAGTATAATGGAAAATACAAGTACTACAGCAGCTCCTAAGTGATACTTGCTACAAGTGTGCTCCAGCTGAGATACTGTTTGCTGGAGGTAAGTTGACATAAAAACTTCCCTCATACAAACCTCCTCCAAGGTATTTTTAAGGAAATATTACTACATTTTAGAGAAAAACCTGCAAGAACTTTTTGCTTTTTTTATTTGACAAAACTTTTAGATAAGAGTAATATTTTGTATAAAAGATATAAGATCCTAAAAAAGGAGGACTCTTTTATGAACAAAGAGACAGAAAAATACAGAAAGGAAATAGAAAAATTAAAAGACACCCCCTACAGTAAAACATTCAAGTTCAAAACAAGCAAACTCAAAAAAAGTGCAAGAACAATAGAAAATAGTTGCAGGGATTAGTATACCTATTATAGGTTGTTGTTACACAGTTTATCGTATACTTAAATATGCAGGTACTGATCTTGAATCTGCCA
Protein-coding sequences here:
- a CDS encoding nuclease-related domain-containing protein; translation: MREVFMSTYLQQTVSQLEHTCSKYHLGAAVVLVFSIILLPLIPFLTLAGFIISIILFYQAQEVSGQKITFELGIQGERRLRRILSLILPDNYTVFYGYQIPNGGDIDCIVIGPKGVFVMEVKNDKGNITYTSDGWNHIKIGQRGTAYKGSLKDPGRQVVRGSMEIKKLLLSYGIKVPITALVVFTNQDAKLSVESDNPKFKILKVEELPQFFEHLPEKLKDETVERISRVIEANKK
- a CDS encoding PEGA domain-containing protein; its protein translation is MRKVLSGLIGLTLIASGCGTFVHGTKQELSISTEPPGATAIIETQSCVTPCTMTVSRKAEKITIKKDGFEQTYELSKHFNAGATIFGNILWLLPGIIIDAISGGAMTIDPVNIKLDEKKQSGILFEKGKTTVFEIENLWGKPVKISQNDNITTYHYIGKVTTKNGMQEIKVVVNKDGKVQDIQF
- a CDS encoding phosphoribosylanthranilate isomerase, which codes for MLPYQVKICGIRSAQDLKVVSEAKPDAVGFIVGARHYTPDEVSPNFVRFAIELLPEEIIPVMVTHVTTAKEALDLLDQTGCKVVQLHGNIPPEEVYLLMKKAPELTVIKAFHANRAESLVLISLYTGLVDAIILDTASDGRVGGTGKTHDWKVSARISQGLTVPLILAGGLTPDNVDLAIEQVAPHAVDVNTGVEDEEGNKDIKKVRTFIKKAKQALEKIQIESKPALKSS